A single region of the Paraburkholderia sprentiae WSM5005 genome encodes:
- a CDS encoding NAD kinase, with protein sequence MQVTSQFKTVALVGRSNTPGIAEPLTALAACIAKLGLEVVFEADTAAEIGVTDYPALRPAEIGARADVAVVLGGDGTMLGIGRQLAPYRTPLIGINHGRLGFITDIPISDMREIVPQMLSGNFEREERVLLEARIVRDGTAIYHALAFNDVVVNRSGFSGMAELRVSVDGRFMYNQRSDGLIVATPTGSTAYALSSQGPILHPQLQGIVLVPIAPHALSNRPIVLPDESKVSIQIVSGREVNVNFDMQSFTSLELGDTIEVRRSRHTVPMLHPVGYSYYATLRKKLHWHEYPSHEEDPRP encoded by the coding sequence ATGCAAGTGACCAGCCAGTTCAAGACCGTCGCGCTCGTCGGGCGCAGCAATACGCCAGGCATCGCCGAGCCGCTGACCGCGCTCGCCGCGTGCATCGCGAAGCTCGGCCTCGAAGTCGTGTTCGAAGCCGACACGGCCGCCGAGATCGGCGTGACCGACTATCCGGCGCTGCGTCCCGCCGAGATCGGCGCGCGTGCCGACGTCGCCGTGGTGCTCGGCGGCGACGGCACGATGCTCGGCATCGGCCGCCAGCTGGCGCCGTATCGCACGCCCTTGATCGGCATCAACCACGGACGGCTCGGCTTCATCACGGACATCCCGATCTCCGACATGCGCGAGATCGTGCCGCAAATGCTGTCCGGCAATTTCGAGCGCGAGGAGCGCGTGCTGCTCGAAGCGCGCATCGTGCGCGACGGCACGGCGATCTACCACGCGCTCGCGTTCAACGACGTGGTGGTCAACCGTAGCGGCTTCTCGGGTATGGCGGAGCTGCGCGTGTCGGTCGACGGCCGCTTCATGTACAACCAGCGCTCGGACGGCCTGATCGTCGCGACGCCGACCGGCTCGACCGCGTACGCGCTGTCGTCGCAGGGGCCGATCCTGCATCCGCAACTGCAAGGCATCGTGCTCGTGCCGATCGCGCCGCACGCGCTGTCGAACCGGCCGATCGTGTTGCCGGACGAATCGAAGGTCAGCATCCAGATCGTTTCCGGGCGCGAGGTGAACGTCAATTTCGACATGCAGTCGTTCACGTCGCTGGAGCTCGGCGACACGATCGAGGTGCGCCGTTCGCGCCACACGGTGCCGATGCTGCATCCGGTCGGCTATAGCTATTACGCGACGCTGCGCAAGAAGCTGCACTGGCACGAGTACCCGTCGCACGAAGAAGACCCGAGACCGTAA
- the glnE gene encoding bifunctional [glutamate--ammonia ligase]-adenylyl-L-tyrosine phosphorylase/[glutamate--ammonia-ligase] adenylyltransferase: MTDATLLSSSYSHYAARAAAARPQLVAQVSALADEPLTRERIDARLDVLCAEAAGRAGEPVDEDALKRALRQLRTEVFCAVMERDLAGEADIAEVTGAMTDLAETTIQRALAVLSAELEALYGEPRGQQGERLTLGVVGMGKLGGRELNVSSDIDLIFVYEDDGETVGGQRSPLATQEFFTRLGKRLIGALAEITADGYVFRVDMRLRPNGDSGPLVCSLGMLEEYFYVQGREWERYAWIKGRLVSEGASASAQRLQKQLDAIVTPFVYRRYLDFGVISAIRALHLQIRQEAQRRASMRPDKADDIKLGRGGIREIEFSAQVFQLIRGGQDAGFRVRPTLAVLRHAATHGLMDPSVCVKLSQAYRFLRELEHRLQYRNDAQTHAMPVDVEDRMALARAMGCDDYPQLMTKLDAHREFVEQQFDQIFAAKMSGRDGCGAPEDGAAAWVWSSALADDSADDALRARLVELGVAEPGELLARLQAVWRSSRYMGLNERSRQRFDIVAQRALEAARTLEPAGRRADTVARCFDLLEAVSRRGAYLALLTEYPQALHRVLSVLGGSRWAAGYLIRHPQLLDELLDDEAINSPFDWAEFKRALRSRLAAADGVEQQMDLLRHAHQAEVFRILLIDLAGKLSVEHVSDRLSELADAVLDVTIEAVWKQLAKRHRDVPRFAVIAYGKLGGKELGYASDLDLIFLYDDPDDAAADVYATYTRRLITWLTTATGAGTLFDVDLRLRPNGESGLLVTDLDAFRRYQLREGDAANTAWVWEHQALTRARYCAGDPEIGAKFEAIREQVLTTPREAPPLAKEIVEMRARVEAGHPNHTPALFDLKHDRGGMVDIEFTVQYWVLLHAARDPELIRNTGNIALLREVSRFGLMSEAEAETVGAAYRRYRKLQHTLRLDGMEKARVDPALVKTEREAVLALWNRVFG; the protein is encoded by the coding sequence ATGACTGACGCCACCCTCCTGAGTTCCAGCTATTCGCACTATGCCGCGCGCGCCGCCGCGGCCCGCCCGCAACTCGTCGCGCAGGTCAGCGCGCTGGCCGACGAACCGCTGACGCGCGAGCGCATCGACGCGCGTCTCGATGTGCTGTGCGCCGAGGCGGCGGGCCGAGCCGGTGAGCCGGTCGATGAAGACGCGCTGAAGCGCGCGCTGCGCCAGCTGCGCACCGAAGTATTCTGCGCGGTGATGGAGCGCGACCTGGCCGGAGAGGCCGATATCGCCGAAGTCACCGGCGCGATGACCGATCTCGCGGAAACGACGATTCAGCGGGCGCTGGCGGTGCTGAGCGCTGAGCTCGAAGCGTTGTATGGCGAGCCGCGCGGCCAGCAGGGCGAGCGGCTCACGCTCGGCGTGGTCGGCATGGGCAAGCTCGGCGGGCGCGAGCTGAACGTGTCGTCGGATATCGACCTGATCTTTGTTTACGAGGACGACGGCGAGACCGTCGGCGGCCAGCGTTCGCCGCTCGCGACCCAGGAGTTCTTCACACGTCTCGGCAAGCGGCTGATCGGCGCGCTCGCCGAAATCACCGCCGACGGCTATGTATTTCGCGTCGATATGCGTCTGCGGCCGAACGGCGATTCGGGGCCGCTCGTGTGCAGCCTCGGCATGCTCGAAGAGTATTTCTACGTGCAGGGCCGCGAGTGGGAGCGCTACGCGTGGATCAAGGGCCGGCTCGTGTCCGAGGGCGCGAGCGCCTCGGCGCAGCGGCTGCAGAAGCAGCTGGACGCGATCGTCACGCCGTTCGTCTATCGGCGCTATCTGGATTTCGGCGTGATCAGCGCGATCCGCGCGCTGCATCTGCAGATTCGCCAGGAGGCGCAGCGACGCGCGTCGATGCGTCCCGACAAGGCCGACGACATCAAGCTCGGCCGTGGCGGCATCCGTGAAATCGAATTCAGCGCGCAGGTGTTCCAGCTGATCCGCGGCGGCCAGGACGCCGGCTTTCGCGTGCGGCCGACGCTCGCCGTGCTGCGCCACGCGGCCACGCATGGGCTGATGGACCCGTCGGTGTGCGTGAAGCTGTCGCAGGCTTATCGCTTTCTGCGTGAGCTCGAGCATCGTTTGCAATATCGCAACGACGCGCAGACCCATGCGATGCCCGTCGATGTCGAAGACCGCATGGCGCTCGCGCGCGCGATGGGCTGCGACGACTACCCGCAATTGATGACGAAGCTCGACGCGCATCGCGAGTTCGTCGAACAGCAGTTCGACCAGATTTTCGCGGCCAAGATGAGCGGCCGCGACGGCTGCGGCGCGCCCGAGGACGGCGCCGCCGCGTGGGTATGGAGCAGCGCGCTCGCCGACGACAGCGCCGACGACGCGTTGCGCGCGCGCCTCGTCGAACTGGGTGTGGCTGAGCCCGGCGAGCTGCTCGCGCGGCTGCAGGCGGTGTGGCGCTCGTCGCGCTACATGGGCCTGAACGAACGTAGCCGGCAGCGTTTCGACATCGTCGCGCAGCGCGCGCTCGAAGCGGCGCGCACGCTGGAGCCGGCCGGGCGGCGCGCCGATACGGTCGCGCGATGTTTCGATCTGCTCGAAGCGGTGAGCCGGCGCGGCGCGTATCTCGCACTGCTGACCGAGTATCCGCAGGCGCTGCACCGGGTGCTGTCGGTGCTAGGCGGTTCGCGCTGGGCGGCGGGCTATCTGATCCGCCATCCGCAACTGCTCGACGAGCTGCTCGACGACGAGGCGATCAACAGCCCGTTCGATTGGGCCGAGTTCAAGCGTGCCTTGCGTTCGAGGCTCGCGGCGGCGGACGGCGTCGAGCAGCAGATGGATTTGCTGCGTCATGCGCATCAGGCCGAGGTGTTCCGCATATTGCTGATCGATCTGGCCGGCAAGCTGTCCGTCGAGCACGTCAGCGACCGGCTGTCCGAACTCGCCGACGCGGTGCTCGACGTGACGATCGAAGCCGTGTGGAAGCAATTGGCCAAACGTCACCGCGACGTGCCGCGCTTCGCGGTGATCGCTTACGGCAAGCTCGGCGGCAAGGAGCTCGGCTACGCGTCGGACCTCGACCTGATCTTTCTGTACGACGATCCCGACGATGCCGCTGCCGACGTCTACGCCACCTACACGCGGCGCCTGATCACGTGGCTGACCACCGCGACCGGCGCCGGCACGCTGTTCGACGTCGATCTGCGGCTGCGGCCCAACGGCGAGTCGGGCCTGCTCGTCACCGACCTCGACGCGTTTCGCCGCTACCAGCTGCGCGAGGGCGACGCGGCCAACACCGCGTGGGTGTGGGAGCATCAGGCGCTCACTCGTGCGCGTTACTGCGCGGGCGATCCGGAGATCGGCGCGAAGTTCGAGGCGATCCGCGAACAGGTGCTGACGACCCCGCGCGAAGCGCCACCGCTCGCGAAGGAGATCGTCGAGATGCGCGCGCGTGTCGAGGCGGGACACCCGAACCATACGCCGGCGCTGTTCGATCTGAAGCACGACCGCGGCGGCATGGTCGATATCGAGTTCACGGTGCAGTACTGGGTGCTGCTGCACGCGGCGCGCGATCCCGAGCTGATCCGTAATACCGGCAATATCGCGCTGTTGCGCGAGGTGTCGCGTTTCGGGCTGATGAGCGAGGCGGAAGCGGAGACGGTCGGCGCCGCGTATCGGCGCTATCGCAAGCTGCAGCACACGCTGCGGCTCGATGGGATGGAGAAGGCGCGGGTCGATCCGGCGCTGGTGAAGACCGAACGCGAGGCGGTGCTGGCGTTGTGGAACAGAGTGTTCGGCTGA
- a CDS encoding YhdP family phospholipid transporter, whose amino-acid sequence MSERNESADPQAPSQARHVSGSDHIVLRRTLRVLATLALILYFIATGLFLGLRYVVLPRADLFRPRIEAAVSDKLRTPFTIGRLAPHWSGFQPGLDVTNLVIRDHEGRPALTIPHATATVSWRSLWEFHPALSSLIVDQPDVLVSRGDDGVLSVAGVPVPTRHSGNDALSTWLLRQQAIVVRGGVLRWRDATRSEPELALRDIRIAILNDGRDHRMALQAPPDGLVLKGPLDFRTHFRHAPLSAIGKPINWSGQVYMSTGPVDLPALARYVKFPIETFAGRIGNAIWIDFSEGRMTEATGQLSGNDVAMRMRPTQPKLLVPVAHFLWRVEANQDDYRLQLSDLRAELGQPPLEDGTPLTRILRFRTLDSRYRTASQQHGQLLSVSGDRVDLGILAEFSRALPLPRRFLNELVRINPRGLVANYVIEVERGKPESGEVGGDRRPTGAEPIERYRFKGDLQGISFAAQEPGPGLTPRGHPRAGIPGIENLWGTVDADEKGGHANLDTSNVAITLPGVFDDPRLTLAHMHGRAEWTLGAKASGETRPPFTVKLNDFGVSNPDVEATATASYSNPGHGRGSLDLKADFQRAQVPHIARYLPTAVSEKLRIYLGHGLQAGVSRGGTIEVHGDLTKFPYARDPEAGIFHIVAPFTGGKFDPTPFPPRNMRNGTPNVWPPLDGIDGVFELKQNVLRFDIDRGRYKRVALTDVNGRIDDLGTKASNLIIQGNGRGPLADMLDYVNASSLGIMARHQTERIRAEGPAALALKLTIPRTPKPHVGVEGALGFQNNRLSMSNVPPLSQLNGRVRFTEHTAELDRLSGRFLGGDVHANGGLRQNGTYALALNGHLAVDAARELHLHGAAAQMLTHVSGNAPYALNVTGAKGRLPEVRANSDLSGIALDFPAPFNKPVGTPMPLRFSVNPSTAPGEAGLERADLTFGPVAAAYLLRYQPKLQPNTPPAVVRGAIGVNRPADLPSEGVVAAVDIKEFNADAWRALAAQLRAGAAGANSVNGAANGGNTASGANNAGSAATPAAAPNPMLTQFLPNRFALHVDTLTLLKRHWENVIVGASHTDRTWQANIASNQVSGHVSWLPGATRESPGELQARFARVVIPSVADRDLLGPAMSAPALNMPSIDLIVNELIVHDRNVGRLEVDAHNFEENGVPVWQLDKLDVTNPTATLTATANWRTSTELPTSADEATPRRTVFDFKLDIKDAGAMLDRFGLPKTLRSGSGSIAGKAVWQGGPTTIDYSTLNGNLALDLRHGQILKVDPGVATLLGVLSLQSLARIATLNFRDVIGEGLPFSSVTGTAQIHDGIARMEDFRMVTAPARAEMVGSVDIAQKTQDLHLHVVPTVSAGSAVIAAAIVNPFIGLGALLADLALTHGVSHVFARDYTITGSWSKPHVQRVTTERGKIDAPASTVEAH is encoded by the coding sequence ATGTCCGAGCGAAACGAATCCGCCGACCCGCAAGCCCCATCGCAGGCCCGGCATGTGAGCGGAAGCGACCACATCGTGCTGCGTCGGACGTTGCGCGTGCTTGCCACGCTCGCGCTCATCCTATATTTCATCGCGACCGGCCTGTTTCTGGGTTTGCGCTACGTGGTGCTGCCGCGCGCCGACCTGTTCCGCCCGCGCATCGAAGCCGCAGTCTCCGACAAGCTGCGCACCCCATTCACGATCGGCCGGCTCGCGCCGCATTGGAGCGGCTTCCAGCCAGGGCTCGATGTTACGAATCTTGTCATCCGCGACCACGAAGGCCGACCCGCGCTGACCATTCCGCACGCCACTGCGACGGTATCCTGGCGTTCGCTGTGGGAATTTCATCCTGCGCTGTCGAGCCTGATCGTCGATCAGCCGGACGTGCTGGTTTCGCGTGGTGATGACGGCGTGCTGTCGGTCGCGGGCGTGCCGGTGCCGACGCGCCACAGCGGCAACGACGCGCTGTCCACCTGGCTGTTGCGCCAGCAGGCGATCGTCGTGCGCGGCGGCGTGCTGCGCTGGCGTGACGCGACGCGCAGCGAACCCGAGCTGGCGCTGCGCGACATCCGCATCGCGATCCTCAACGACGGCCGCGACCACCGCATGGCGCTGCAGGCGCCGCCCGACGGCCTGGTGCTGAAAGGCCCGCTCGACTTCCGCACGCATTTCCGCCACGCGCCGCTCTCCGCGATCGGCAAGCCGATCAACTGGAGCGGCCAGGTCTACATGTCGACGGGCCCGGTCGATCTGCCGGCCCTCGCGCGCTACGTCAAATTCCCGATCGAGACATTCGCCGGCCGCATCGGCAATGCAATCTGGATCGACTTCAGCGAAGGCCGCATGACCGAGGCGACCGGCCAGTTGAGCGGCAACGACGTCGCGATGCGCATGCGCCCGACCCAGCCAAAGCTGCTCGTGCCGGTCGCCCACTTTCTGTGGCGCGTCGAGGCAAACCAAGACGACTACAGGCTGCAGCTGTCGGACCTGCGCGCCGAACTCGGCCAGCCGCCACTCGAAGACGGCACGCCGCTCACGCGCATCCTGCGCTTCCGGACCCTCGACAGCCGCTACCGGACCGCGTCGCAACAGCACGGTCAGCTATTGAGCGTCAGCGGTGATCGCGTCGATCTCGGCATCCTCGCGGAATTCAGCCGTGCGCTGCCGCTGCCGAGGCGCTTTCTGAACGAACTGGTGCGCATCAATCCGCGCGGGCTCGTCGCGAACTACGTGATCGAAGTCGAGCGCGGCAAGCCGGAATCCGGCGAGGTCGGCGGCGACCGCCGGCCGACGGGTGCCGAACCGATCGAGCGTTATCGCTTCAAGGGCGACCTGCAGGGCATCAGCTTCGCCGCGCAGGAGCCGGGACCGGGCCTCACGCCGCGCGGCCATCCGCGAGCCGGCATTCCCGGCATCGAAAACCTGTGGGGCACGGTCGACGCCGACGAAAAAGGCGGCCACGCGAACCTCGATACGTCCAACGTGGCGATCACGCTGCCGGGCGTGTTCGACGATCCGCGCCTCACGCTCGCGCATATGCACGGCCGCGCCGAGTGGACGCTGGGCGCGAAGGCGTCGGGCGAGACTCGTCCCCCGTTCACGGTCAAGCTCAACGATTTCGGTGTATCGAATCCCGACGTCGAGGCGACCGCGACAGCAAGTTACAGCAATCCCGGCCATGGCCGCGGCTCGCTCGACCTGAAAGCCGACTTCCAGCGCGCGCAGGTGCCGCACATCGCCCGCTATCTGCCGACGGCGGTCAGCGAAAAGCTGCGCATTTACCTAGGCCACGGCTTGCAGGCCGGCGTGTCGCGTGGCGGCACGATCGAAGTGCACGGCGACCTGACCAAGTTCCCTTACGCGCGCGATCCCGAGGCCGGCATTTTCCACATCGTCGCGCCGTTCACCGGCGGCAAGTTCGATCCCACGCCCTTTCCGCCGCGCAATATGCGCAACGGCACGCCAAACGTTTGGCCGCCGCTCGACGGCATCGACGGCGTGTTCGAGCTGAAACAGAACGTACTGCGCTTCGACATCGACCGCGGACGTTACAAGCGCGTCGCACTGACTGATGTCAATGGCCGCATCGACGACCTCGGCACCAAAGCGTCGAACCTGATCATTCAGGGCAACGGCCGCGGGCCGCTTGCCGACATGCTCGACTACGTGAACGCCAGCTCGCTCGGCATCATGGCGCGGCATCAGACCGAAAGGATTCGCGCCGAAGGGCCCGCGGCGCTCGCGCTGAAGCTGACGATCCCGCGCACGCCGAAGCCGCACGTCGGTGTGGAAGGCGCGCTCGGCTTCCAGAACAATCGCCTGAGCATGAGCAACGTGCCGCCGCTGTCGCAACTGAACGGTCGGGTGCGCTTCACCGAGCACACGGCGGAGCTCGACCGGCTCTCCGGGCGATTCCTCGGCGGCGACGTGCATGCGAACGGCGGCCTGCGTCAGAACGGCACGTACGCGCTCGCGCTCAACGGCCACCTCGCCGTCGATGCCGCGCGCGAGCTGCACCTGCATGGCGCAGCCGCGCAGATGCTCACGCATGTGAGCGGCAACGCGCCTTATGCGCTGAACGTCACCGGCGCGAAGGGCCGCCTGCCGGAAGTCAGAGCCAACTCCGATCTGAGCGGCATCGCGCTCGATTTTCCCGCGCCGTTCAACAAGCCGGTCGGGACGCCGATGCCGCTGCGCTTCTCGGTCAATCCGTCGACGGCGCCGGGCGAAGCGGGCCTCGAACGCGCCGATCTGACGTTCGGGCCGGTCGCCGCCGCGTATCTGCTGCGCTATCAGCCGAAGCTCCAGCCGAATACGCCACCGGCCGTCGTGCGCGGCGCGATCGGCGTGAACCGGCCGGCCGATCTGCCGTCCGAGGGCGTGGTCGCCGCGGTCGACATCAAGGAGTTCAATGCCGATGCCTGGCGCGCACTTGCCGCGCAACTGCGCGCGGGCGCGGCCGGAGCGAACAGCGTGAACGGCGCTGCGAACGGCGGCAATACCGCCAGCGGCGCCAACAACGCGGGCAGCGCGGCCACCCCCGCCGCCGCGCCCAATCCGATGCTCACGCAGTTCCTGCCGAATCGCTTCGCGCTGCACGTCGACACGCTGACGCTGCTCAAGCGGCACTGGGAGAACGTGATCGTCGGCGCGTCACACACCGACCGCACGTGGCAGGCGAACATCGCGTCGAATCAGGTGTCCGGCCACGTATCGTGGCTGCCGGGCGCGACCCGTGAATCGCCGGGCGAGCTGCAGGCGCGCTTTGCGCGCGTCGTGATTCCGTCGGTCGCGGACAGGGATCTGCTCGGCCCGGCGATGTCGGCGCCCGCGCTGAACATGCCGTCGATCGATCTGATCGTGAACGAACTGATCGTGCATGATCGCAACGTGGGCCGGCTCGAGGTCGACGCTCACAACTTCGAAGAAAACGGCGTGCCAGTCTGGCAGCTCGACAAGCTCGACGTGACGAACCCCACCGCAACGCTCACCGCGACCGCGAACTGGCGCACGTCGACCGAGCTGCCCACCTCGGCCGACGAAGCAACGCCGCGTCGCACCGTGTTCGATTTCAAGCTCGACATCAAGGATGCCGGCGCGATGCTCGATCGCTTCGGTCTGCCGAAGACGCTCAGGAGCGGCAGCGGCTCGATCGCCGGCAAGGCCGTGTGGCAAGGCGGCCCGACTACGATCGATTATTCGACGCTGAACGGCAATCTCGCGCTCGATCTGCGCCACGGCCAGATCCTGAAGGTGGATCCGGGCGTCGCGACGCTACTCGGCGTGCTGAGCCTGCAAAGCCTCGCGCGCATCGCCACGCTCAATTTCCGCGACGTGATCGGCGAGGGCCTGCCGTTCTCGAGCGTGACCGGGACCGCGCAGATTCATGACGGCATCGCCCGCATGGAAGACTTCAGGATGGTCACCGCGCCGGCGCGCGCCGAGATGGTGGGCTCGGTCGACATCGCACAGAAGACCCAGGATCTGCACCTGCACGTGGTGCCGACCGTCAGCGCCGGCTCCGCGGTGATCGCGGCGGCGATCGTCAATCCGTTCATTGGCCTCGGCGCGCTGCTTGCCGATCTCGCGCTCACGCACGGCGTGTCGCACGTGTTCGCGCGCGACTACACGATCACCGGTTCGTGGTCGAAACCGCACGTCCAGCGGGTGACGACCGAACGGGGTAAGATTGACGCTCCGGCTTCGACCGTGGAAGCGCACTGA
- the recN gene encoding DNA repair protein RecN, which yields MLRHLSIRDFVIVAALDLEFDSGFTVFSGETGAGKSILIDALALALGARAEASVVRTGESRADITAEFETHAQVDQWLDAQALGAADDGLHGGTVMLRRVVDANGRSRAFINGTAATLTQLRELGEMLVDIHGQHAHQLLMRPDAQRELFDTHAGLSEMAAAVTRAWRSWRDKAQAVEHAQTRDRELQLERERLAWQLTELDKLAPQPGEWEEVNTEHRRLSHSANLIDGVQGALGALSESDDAMITQLGSIVSKVRDLADIDPALNDVLAALEPAEIQLQEAAYSLSHYAQKLELDPQRLAQVEKRLDALHSAARKFRLQPAMLPEEHAARRQQLAALDAAADLDGLRAAEAQAKEVFVAEAKKLSKARVKAGKALGEAVTTGMQELSMKGGSFEVALVPLPEGGAHGLEQIEFRVAGHAGVPLRPLAKVASGGELARISLALAVIASAASPTPTLIFDEVDTGIGGGVAEVVGRLLHQLGEARQVLCVTHLPQVAARGDHHFQVAKTGNGKGGTLSSVTSLDKASRIEEVARMLGGLEITATTRKHAKEMLAA from the coding sequence ATGCTTCGCCATCTCTCGATACGCGACTTCGTCATCGTCGCCGCGCTCGACCTCGAATTCGACAGCGGCTTTACCGTTTTCTCGGGCGAAACCGGCGCCGGCAAATCGATTCTGATCGACGCGCTCGCGCTCGCGCTAGGCGCGCGCGCCGAGGCGAGCGTCGTGCGCACCGGTGAAAGTCGCGCCGACATTACCGCGGAGTTCGAAACGCACGCGCAGGTCGATCAATGGCTCGACGCGCAGGCGCTCGGCGCGGCCGACGACGGCCTGCACGGCGGCACCGTGATGCTGCGGCGGGTGGTCGACGCGAACGGCCGCTCGCGCGCGTTCATCAACGGCACGGCGGCCACGCTCACGCAGCTACGCGAGCTCGGTGAAATGCTCGTCGACATTCACGGCCAGCACGCGCACCAGTTGCTGATGCGCCCGGACGCGCAGCGCGAACTGTTCGACACGCACGCGGGCCTGTCCGAGATGGCCGCCGCCGTCACGCGCGCGTGGCGCTCGTGGCGCGACAAGGCGCAGGCGGTCGAGCACGCGCAGACGCGCGATCGCGAGCTGCAACTCGAGCGCGAGCGGCTCGCGTGGCAGCTCACCGAGCTGGACAAGCTCGCGCCGCAGCCCGGCGAATGGGAAGAGGTCAACACCGAGCACCGGCGGCTGTCGCATTCCGCGAATCTGATCGACGGCGTGCAGGGCGCGCTCGGCGCGCTGTCCGAATCGGACGACGCGATGATCACGCAACTCGGCTCGATCGTGTCGAAGGTGCGCGACCTCGCGGACATCGACCCGGCGCTGAACGACGTGCTCGCCGCGCTGGAACCGGCCGAAATCCAGTTGCAGGAAGCCGCGTATTCGCTGAGCCACTACGCGCAGAAACTCGAGCTCGATCCGCAGCGGCTCGCGCAGGTCGAAAAACGCCTCGACGCGCTGCACTCGGCCGCGCGCAAATTCCGCCTGCAACCGGCGATGCTGCCGGAAGAACACGCGGCGCGGCGCCAGCAATTGGCCGCGCTCGACGCGGCCGCCGATCTCGACGGCCTACGCGCCGCCGAGGCACAAGCGAAGGAAGTGTTCGTCGCCGAGGCGAAAAAACTCTCGAAGGCACGCGTCAAGGCAGGCAAGGCGCTCGGCGAGGCGGTCACGACCGGCATGCAGGAACTGTCGATGAAAGGCGGCAGCTTCGAAGTCGCGCTGGTGCCGCTGCCTGAAGGGGGCGCGCACGGGCTAGAGCAGATCGAGTTCCGCGTCGCCGGTCATGCCGGCGTGCCGCTGCGGCCGCTCGCGAAGGTCGCGTCGGGCGGCGAACTCGCGCGTATCAGTCTCGCGCTCGCGGTGATCGCGAGCGCGGCCAGCCCGACACCGACGCTGATCTTCGACGAAGTGGATACCGGCATCGGCGGCGGCGTGGCAGAGGTGGTCGGGCGGCTATTGCATCAGCTCGGCGAGGCGCGCCAGGTACTGTGTGTGACCCATCTGCCGCAGGTCGCCGCGCGCGGCGATCATCATTTCCAGGTCGCGAAGACCGGCAACGGCAAGGGCGGCACGCTCAGCAGCGTGACCTCGCTCGACAAGGCGAGCCGCATCGAGGAGGTCGCGCGGATGCTCGGCGGTCTCGAAATCACGGCGACCACGCGCAAACACGCGAAGGAAATGCTGGCCGCATGA